One segment of Mycobacterium spongiae DNA contains the following:
- a CDS encoding TatD family hydrolase: MRVSSDRRAKREAPPAPEPLAPLIDAHTHLDACGATKSEGAHGARAIVDRGAAVGVTAVVTVADDMDSARWVTAAAEWDPRVYAAVALHPTRAGALTDAARVEIERLVNHPRVVAVGETGMDMYWPGRLDGCAQPLTQQEAFAWHIDLAKRTGKPLMIHNRQADREVLDVLRAEGAPDTVIFHCFSSDSAMARVCVAAGWLLSLSGTVSFRNARDLRDAVPLIPMEQLLVETDAPFLTPHPYRGAANEPYCLPYTVRALAELVNRPPEELAHITTNNARRAYRLGPG; the protein is encoded by the coding sequence GTGCGCGTGAGCTCCGACCGCCGCGCGAAACGCGAAGCCCCTCCCGCTCCGGAACCCCTGGCGCCGCTGATCGATGCCCACACCCACCTCGACGCCTGTGGCGCCACCAAGTCCGAGGGTGCGCATGGAGCGCGCGCCATCGTCGATCGTGGCGCGGCCGTCGGGGTGACCGCGGTCGTCACCGTCGCCGACGACATGGATTCGGCGCGCTGGGTGACGGCGGCGGCAGAGTGGGATCCACGGGTCTACGCCGCGGTGGCGTTGCACCCGACCCGTGCGGGAGCGCTGACCGATGCTGCTCGTGTCGAAATCGAGCGGTTGGTGAACCATCCGCGGGTGGTTGCGGTCGGTGAGACCGGAATGGATATGTATTGGCCGGGCCGCCTTGACGGGTGCGCGCAGCCGTTGACGCAGCAGGAAGCCTTCGCCTGGCATATCGACCTGGCCAAGCGGACCGGCAAACCGCTGATGATCCACAATCGGCAGGCCGATCGTGAGGTGCTCGACGTGCTGCGGGCCGAGGGCGCGCCCGACACCGTGATCTTTCACTGCTTCTCGTCGGATAGTGCGATGGCTCGTGTCTGCGTGGCGGCGGGGTGGTTGCTGAGTCTGTCGGGGACGGTGAGTTTCCGCAACGCCCGCGACCTACGAGACGCCGTTCCGCTGATACCAATGGAGCAGCTTCTGGTGGAAACCGATGCACCCTTTTTGACTCCGCATCCCTACCGCGGGGCAGCGAACGAGCCATACTGTTTGCCCTACACCGTGCGAGCCCTAGCTGAGCTGGTCAATCGACCTCCCGAGGAGTTAGCACACATCACCACGAACAATGCCCGCCGCGCGTACCGGCTGGGCCCCGGCTAG
- a CDS encoding 4-(cytidine 5'-diphospho)-2-C-methyl-D-erythritol kinase codes for MSASDGNTAELWVPTGSVTVRVPGKVNLYLAVGDCREDGYHELTTVFHAVSLVDEVTVRNADVLSLELVGEGAEQLPTDERNLAWQAAELMADHVGRAPDVSIMIDKSIPVAGGMAGGSADAAAVLVAMNALWELSVPRRDLRMLAARLGSDVPFALHGGTALGTGRGEELATVLSRNTFHWVLAFADSGLPTPAVFVELDRLRDVGDPPRLGEPGPILAALAAGDPDQLAPLLGNEMQAAAVSLDPALRRALRAGVEAGALAGIVSGSGPTCAFLCASATAAIDVGAQLSGAGVCRTVRVATGPVPGARVVPAPPSSSSDA; via the coding sequence GTGTCAGCATCTGACGGCAACACCGCCGAACTCTGGGTGCCAACCGGGTCAGTCACCGTTCGAGTGCCCGGAAAGGTCAACCTCTATCTGGCGGTCGGTGATTGCCGTGAGGACGGCTATCACGAGCTGACCACGGTGTTTCATGCGGTTTCGCTGGTCGACGAGGTAACCGTGCGCAATGCTGATGTGCTCTCGCTCGAGCTGGTCGGTGAGGGGGCGGAGCAGCTGCCCACCGACGAACGCAATCTTGCCTGGCAGGCGGCTGAGCTGATGGCCGACCACGTAGGTCGGGCGCCCGACGTCTCGATCATGATCGACAAGTCCATTCCTGTCGCGGGTGGGATGGCAGGTGGAAGCGCGGATGCGGCCGCGGTTCTGGTTGCGATGAACGCGCTGTGGGAGCTCAGCGTGCCGCGGCGTGACCTGCGGATGCTCGCCGCGCGGCTTGGCAGCGACGTGCCCTTCGCGCTGCATGGTGGCACCGCGCTGGGCACCGGCCGGGGCGAAGAGCTGGCGACCGTGCTGTCGCGAAACACCTTTCACTGGGTGCTGGCGTTTGCGGATAGTGGGCTGCCCACCCCCGCGGTGTTCGTCGAGCTTGATCGCCTCCGGGATGTCGGAGATCCGCCACGACTTGGTGAGCCAGGACCAATTCTGGCGGCGCTGGCCGCCGGCGACCCGGACCAGCTGGCACCGTTGCTGGGCAACGAAATGCAAGCGGCGGCGGTGAGCCTAGACCCGGCGCTGCGGCGTGCCTTACGTGCCGGCGTTGAGGCGGGTGCGCTGGCGGGCATCGTGTCTGGATCGGGTCCGACCTGCGCTTTCTTGTGCGCCTCGGCGACCGCGGCGATCGATGTCGGGGCGCAGCTGTCTGGGGCGGGCGTCTGCCGCACGGTCCGAGTAGCCACCGGACCGGTTCCCGGTGCCCGAGTCGTGCCCGCGCCTCCGTCGTCGTCATCAGATGCCTAG
- a CDS encoding class I SAM-dependent methyltransferase, whose protein sequence is MTEPAETIKACCAEAYSRDVVALLLGDSYHPGGAALTRELARRLGLRSAGERRRVADIASGIGATATLLASEYHVTVDGVDISEVNVNRARIAVAESGLSQHVRFHHGDAEELPLPNNTFDALVCECALCTFPDKDAAARQLARILRPGGLAGITDVTVTDAGLPQELTTLTAWVACIADARSISDYTDILARAGLSTRHVESHDGSLLAMIDRVDARITALRIMAPTVLADNDVSPDSVLAFTALAREAVKAGRIGYTLIIAHKADA, encoded by the coding sequence ATGACCGAGCCAGCCGAGACGATCAAGGCATGCTGCGCCGAGGCGTATTCCCGCGACGTGGTGGCGCTCCTGCTTGGCGACTCCTATCATCCCGGGGGTGCGGCGTTGACCCGCGAGCTGGCCCGTCGGTTGGGGTTGCGCTCGGCCGGCGAACGCCGGCGGGTGGCCGACATCGCGTCCGGGATTGGCGCCACGGCCACGCTGCTCGCCAGCGAATACCACGTGACCGTCGACGGCGTCGATATCAGCGAGGTCAACGTGAACCGCGCCCGAATCGCGGTCGCCGAGAGCGGGCTCAGTCAACACGTACGATTCCACCACGGCGACGCCGAGGAATTGCCGCTGCCCAACAACACGTTTGACGCGCTGGTGTGCGAATGCGCGCTCTGCACCTTTCCGGACAAGGACGCCGCAGCCCGCCAGCTCGCGCGAATCCTGCGCCCCGGCGGACTGGCCGGCATCACCGACGTCACCGTCACCGACGCCGGCCTCCCGCAGGAGCTGACGACACTCACGGCGTGGGTCGCCTGCATCGCCGACGCACGCTCGATCAGCGACTACACCGACATCCTCGCCAGGGCGGGACTGTCCACCCGGCACGTCGAGTCACACGACGGGAGTCTGTTGGCGATGATCGACCGCGTCGACGCCCGGATTACCGCTCTGCGCATCATGGCGCCCACCGTTCTCGCCGACAACGACGTGTCACCCGACTCGGTTCTCGCCTTCACCGCACTCGCACGCGAAGCGGTCAAGGCCGGGCGGATCGGCTACACGCTCATCATCGCGCACAAGGCCGACGCGTAG
- a CDS encoding radical SAM protein: MTTVKRDSDEVFVEYTKSICPVCKVVVDAQVNIRDGKVFLRKRCHDHGRFEALVYGDAQMYMDSARFNKPGTIPLHFQTEIRDGCPSDCGLCPDHKQHACLGLIEVNSGCNLDCPICFADSGHHSDGYAISAADCERMLDALVAAEGEPEVVMFSGGEPTIHKQILDFVDAAQARPIRTVVINTNGIRLASDRRFIDQLAERNRPGRPVHIYLQFDGLDEGTHRQLRGRDLREVKQRALDNCAAATLSVTLVAAVERGVNEHELGAVIRHGMAAPAVQSVVFQPVTHAGRHVQFDPLTRLTNPDIIAGIAAQLPDWFAASDFFPVPCCFPTCRSITYLLTDGEHAVAIPRLLDVEDYLDYVSNRVIPDLAIREALEKLWSASAVLGTEETARPLEKAARALNCADACGVDLPEALQHLTDRVFAVVIQDFQDPYTLNVKQLMKCCVQQITPDGRLIPFCAYNSVGYREQVREQLTGVAVPDIVPNAAPLAAMLADSPHGSKMADSDGMQRNGTTRDATNTGRRAVRQ; the protein is encoded by the coding sequence GTGACAACGGTGAAGCGGGACAGCGATGAGGTGTTCGTCGAATACACCAAGAGCATCTGCCCGGTGTGCAAGGTGGTGGTGGACGCGCAGGTCAACATCCGCGACGGCAAGGTGTTCCTGCGCAAGCGATGCCATGACCACGGCCGTTTCGAGGCCCTGGTTTACGGGGACGCCCAGATGTACATGGATTCCGCCCGCTTCAACAAGCCGGGCACGATCCCGCTGCATTTTCAGACCGAAATCCGAGACGGCTGCCCCAGCGACTGCGGGCTGTGCCCCGATCACAAACAGCACGCCTGCCTGGGTCTGATCGAGGTCAACAGCGGCTGCAATCTGGACTGCCCGATCTGCTTCGCCGACTCCGGTCACCACAGCGACGGATACGCGATCAGCGCGGCCGACTGTGAGCGGATGCTGGACGCCCTCGTGGCGGCCGAGGGCGAGCCCGAAGTCGTGATGTTCTCCGGCGGCGAACCGACCATTCACAAGCAGATCCTCGATTTCGTCGACGCCGCCCAGGCGCGACCGATCAGGACGGTCGTCATCAATACCAACGGGATCCGGCTGGCGTCCGACCGGCGCTTCATCGATCAGCTCGCCGAACGCAACCGCCCCGGCCGCCCCGTTCACATCTACCTGCAGTTCGACGGGCTCGACGAGGGAACCCACCGCCAGCTGCGGGGCCGTGATTTGCGGGAAGTGAAGCAGCGCGCCCTTGACAACTGCGCGGCGGCGACACTCAGCGTCACTCTGGTCGCGGCTGTGGAGCGGGGCGTGAACGAGCATGAACTCGGTGCCGTTATTCGCCACGGCATGGCAGCACCCGCGGTGCAGTCGGTGGTGTTTCAGCCGGTCACCCACGCCGGCCGGCATGTGCAGTTCGACCCATTGACCCGGTTGACCAACCCCGACATCATCGCCGGCATTGCCGCACAGCTGCCGGATTGGTTTGCCGCCAGCGACTTCTTCCCGGTGCCGTGCTGTTTTCCGACCTGCCGATCGATCACCTACCTACTCACCGATGGTGAGCATGCGGTCGCGATCCCGCGGCTGCTCGATGTCGAGGATTATCTTGATTACGTCTCCAACCGGGTCATCCCCGATCTAGCGATCCGCGAGGCGCTTGAAAAGCTGTGGTCCGCCTCCGCGGTGCTGGGCACCGAAGAAACCGCACGACCGCTGGAAAAAGCGGCGCGAGCGCTCAATTGCGCCGACGCGTGCGGCGTCGACCTGCCCGAGGCGCTGCAGCATCTCACCGATCGGGTTTTTGCGGTCGTGATCCAGGATTTCCAGGATCCATACACCCTCAACGTCAAACAGCTGATGAAGTGCTGCGTGCAGCAGATCACCCCGGACGGGCGGCTGATCCCGTTCTGCGCATACAACTCGGTCGGATACCGGGAGCAGGTCCGCGAGCAGCTCACCGGCGTTGCGGTGCCCGATATTGTGCCTAACGCTGCGCCGCTGGCCGCGATGCTCGCCGACTCACCTCACGGATCCAAGATGGCCGACTCGGACGGCATGCAGCGCAACGGAACTACGCGCGATGCCACGAACACCGGACGCCGAGCCGTACGCCAATGA
- the metG gene encoding methionine--tRNA ligase yields the protein MKPYYVTTAIAYPNAAPHVGHAYEYIATDAIARFKRLDGYDVRFLTGTDEHGLKVAQAAAAADIPTAQLARRNSDVFQRMQEALNISFDRFIRTTDADHHEASQEIWRRMEAAGDIYLDTYSGWYSVRDERFFVDSETQVVDGTRVAVETGTPVTWTEERTYFFRLSAYTDKLLAHYKANPEFIAPEVRHNEVVSFVSGGLKDLSVSRTSFDWGVAVPGHPDHVMYVWVDALTNYLTGAGFPDTESDLFRRYWPADLHMIGKDIIRFHAVYWPAFLMSAGIPLPRKVFAHGFLHNRGEKMSKSVGNTIDPLALTEAFGVDQVRYFLLREVPFGQDGSYSTEAITTRINTDLANELGNLAQRSLSMVAKNLDGVVPEPGELNDADMALLAAADGLLERVRANFDGQAMHLALEAIWLMLGEANKYFSAQQPWVLRKSESEADHIRFRTTLYVTCEVVRIAALLVQPVMPESAGKLLDLLGQAQDQRAFTAAGVRLAPGTALPPPTGVFPRHQPPSLPEAE from the coding sequence ATGAAGCCCTATTACGTCACCACCGCAATCGCCTATCCCAACGCTGCGCCCCACGTCGGACATGCCTACGAATACATAGCGACCGACGCGATTGCCCGGTTCAAACGGCTGGACGGCTACGACGTGCGCTTCCTGACCGGCACCGACGAACACGGCCTGAAAGTCGCTCAAGCCGCCGCCGCCGCGGACATACCAACCGCGCAACTTGCCCGCCGCAATTCAGATGTTTTTCAGCGCATGCAGGAGGCGCTCAATATCTCCTTCGACCGGTTCATCCGCACCACCGACGCCGACCACCACGAAGCATCTCAGGAGATCTGGCGCCGGATGGAGGCTGCCGGCGATATCTACCTCGACACGTACTCGGGTTGGTATTCGGTGCGCGATGAAAGGTTTTTCGTCGATTCGGAAACCCAGGTCGTCGACGGGACCAGAGTCGCTGTCGAGACCGGCACGCCGGTGACCTGGACCGAGGAGCGGACCTACTTCTTCCGGCTGTCGGCCTACACCGACAAACTGCTGGCCCACTACAAAGCCAACCCCGAATTCATCGCACCGGAAGTTCGCCACAACGAGGTGGTGAGCTTCGTTTCCGGCGGGCTCAAAGATTTGTCGGTCTCGCGCACGTCGTTCGACTGGGGCGTAGCGGTGCCCGGGCATCCCGATCACGTCATGTATGTCTGGGTCGACGCGTTGACCAACTACCTCACCGGGGCGGGCTTCCCAGACACCGAGTCGGACCTGTTCCGTCGTTACTGGCCGGCCGACTTGCACATGATCGGCAAGGACATCATCAGGTTTCATGCCGTCTACTGGCCGGCATTCTTGATGTCAGCCGGAATCCCTCTGCCGCGAAAGGTTTTTGCGCACGGTTTCTTGCACAACCGCGGCGAAAAGATGAGCAAGTCGGTGGGCAACACCATTGACCCGCTGGCGCTGACAGAAGCCTTCGGCGTGGATCAGGTGCGCTACTTCCTGTTGCGTGAAGTGCCGTTTGGCCAAGACGGCAGCTACAGCACCGAGGCCATCACCACCAGGATCAACACCGACTTGGCGAACGAATTGGGCAATCTGGCCCAACGGTCGCTGTCGATGGTGGCCAAGAACCTCGACGGCGTGGTCCCCGAGCCCGGAGAACTCAACGATGCCGACATGGCACTGCTAGCCGCGGCCGATGGTTTGCTGGAGCGGGTTCGGGCCAATTTCGACGGGCAAGCCATGCATCTGGCACTCGAGGCGATCTGGCTCATGCTCGGGGAAGCGAACAAGTACTTTTCGGCGCAGCAGCCATGGGTACTGCGCAAGAGCGAGTCGGAAGCCGATCACATCAGGTTCCGCACCACTCTCTACGTCACCTGCGAGGTGGTCCGCATCGCTGCGCTGCTGGTGCAGCCGGTCATGCCGGAGTCGGCGGGGAAACTGCTGGACTTGCTCGGCCAAGCCCAGGACCAGCGGGCGTTCACCGCCGCAGGCGTGCGGCTGGCTCCCGGCACGGCGCTACCGCCGCCCACCGGCGTGTTTCCCCGCCACCAGCCCCCTTCCCTCCCCGAAGCCGAGTGA
- the rsmA gene encoding 16S rRNA (adenine(1518)-N(6)/adenine(1519)-N(6))-dimethyltransferase RsmA: protein MACVQFASGFALTIQLLGRTEIRRLARELDFRPRKSLGQNFVHDANTVRRVVAASGVGRSDQVLEVGPGLGSLTLALLDRGAHVTAVEIDPLLADRLAQTVAEHSHSEVARLTVVNRDILSLRREDLAAEPTAVVANLPYNVAVPALLHLLAEFASIRVVTVMVQAEVAERLAAEPGGKEYGVPSVKMRFFGQVRRCGTVAPAVFWPAPRVYSGLVRIDRYETSPWPTDDAFRRQVFELVDIAFAQRRKTSRNAFLQWAGSGNESANRLLAASIDPSRRGETLSIDDFVRLLQRSTASDSQRTAAPGSASAEPASGAPLRVVGPSQR, encoded by the coding sequence CTGGCCTGTGTGCAGTTCGCAAGCGGGTTTGCGCTGACCATTCAGCTACTCGGACGCACCGAGATCAGGCGGCTGGCCAGAGAGCTCGATTTTCGGCCGCGAAAGTCTCTTGGACAGAATTTCGTCCATGACGCGAACACGGTGCGCCGGGTGGTTGCCGCCTCCGGGGTCGGCCGTTCTGACCAGGTTCTGGAGGTTGGGCCGGGGCTTGGCTCGCTGACCTTGGCATTGCTCGACCGCGGCGCTCACGTAACCGCTGTCGAGATCGATCCATTGTTGGCCGATCGGCTGGCGCAAACCGTCGCGGAGCACTCGCACAGCGAGGTTGCGCGGCTGACGGTGGTCAATCGCGACATACTTTCCTTGCGCAGGGAAGATCTGGCGGCCGAGCCCACAGCAGTGGTTGCCAATCTGCCCTATAACGTCGCGGTTCCGGCGCTGCTGCATCTGTTGGCCGAGTTTGCGTCGATTCGCGTCGTGACAGTGATGGTGCAGGCCGAGGTCGCCGAGCGACTTGCCGCCGAGCCGGGGGGTAAGGAATACGGCGTGCCGAGCGTGAAGATGCGCTTCTTCGGGCAGGTTCGCCGGTGCGGCACGGTGGCCCCGGCCGTCTTCTGGCCCGCTCCCCGGGTCTATTCCGGGCTGGTACGGATCGATCGCTACGAAACGTCACCCTGGCCCACCGACGACGCGTTTCGTCGGCAGGTATTCGAACTGGTCGACATCGCCTTCGCGCAGCGGCGCAAGACATCTCGCAATGCGTTCCTACAGTGGGCAGGTTCGGGTAACGAGTCGGCGAATCGATTGCTCGCGGCCAGCATCGACCCCTCCCGGCGGGGTGAGACGCTGTCGATCGACGACTTCGTGCGGCTGCTGCAACGATCAACCGCATCCGATTCGCAGCGGACGGCAGCCCCCGGCAGCGCGTCCGCCGAGCCGGCCAGCGGAGCGCCACTGCGTGTGGTTGGCCCCTCGCAGCGTTAA
- a CDS encoding cupin domain-containing protein: MSGFPEWARELDLAPHPEGGWYRETWRSELTIDHSALPPEYSGPRSAGTAILFLLMPGQESAWHTVLSAELWLYHRGGTLVLEIGQDRHAARSCLLGSDIVAGEHPQIVVPPGHWQRARPLNDEPCLVSCVVTPGFDFDDFALLRQAPCS; encoded by the coding sequence ATGAGCGGGTTCCCAGAGTGGGCGCGGGAACTTGATCTGGCACCACACCCGGAAGGCGGCTGGTATCGCGAGACCTGGCGCAGCGAACTGACCATAGACCACTCGGCGTTGCCACCTGAATACAGCGGACCGCGCAGCGCGGGCACCGCGATACTCTTCCTTCTGATGCCAGGCCAAGAATCGGCCTGGCACACCGTCCTCAGCGCCGAGCTGTGGCTCTATCACCGCGGTGGCACCCTGGTCCTGGAGATCGGTCAGGATCGACACGCTGCCCGCTCCTGTTTGCTGGGAAGCGATATCGTTGCCGGCGAGCACCCACAGATCGTGGTGCCGCCTGGGCACTGGCAGCGGGCACGTCCGCTCAATGACGAGCCTTGCCTGGTGAGCTGCGTCGTCACCCCCGGATTCGACTTCGACGACTTCGCGCTCCTGCGGCAAGCACCCTGCTCGTAG
- a CDS encoding resuscitation-promoting factor, whose protein sequence is MNLLTKLHQTESLMLRLVVGALLVALAFAGGYAVSASKTVTLTIDGTAMRVTTMKSRVIDIVQENGFSVGERDDLYPAAGVRVHDADNIVLRRSRPLQISLDGRDVKEVWTTASTVDEALAQLAMTDTAPAAASRGSRVPLSGMALPVVSAKTVQINDGGAVRMVHLPAPNVAGLLRAAGVPLLQNDQVVPSATAVIVDGMQIQVTRNRIERVTERMPLAPGERHVEDPEMNVSRRVVEDPGTPGTQDVTFAVARVNGVEVGRLPVSNVVLTPAREAVVRVGTKPGTDIPPVTDGSIWDAIAGCEAGGNWAINTGNGYYGGVQFDQGTWVANGGLRYAPRADLATREEQIAIAEVTRQRQGWGAWPVCSSQAGLR, encoded by the coding sequence TTGAATCTGCTTACGAAACTCCATCAAACCGAATCGTTGATGTTGCGGTTAGTGGTCGGCGCCCTGCTGGTGGCCCTGGCTTTCGCCGGCGGCTATGCGGTGTCCGCATCCAAGACGGTGACATTGACCATCGACGGAACCGCCATGCGGGTGACGACGATGAAATCGCGGGTGATCGATATCGTCCAAGAGAACGGGTTCTCCGTGGGCGAGCGTGACGATCTGTACCCGGCCGCGGGCGTACGCGTCCACGACGCCGACAACATCGTGCTGCGGCGCAGCCGGCCCTTGCAGATCTCGCTCGATGGGCGCGACGTCAAAGAGGTGTGGACCACAGCATCCACCGTCGACGAGGCACTGGCCCAACTTGCGATGACCGACACCGCCCCGGCGGCAGCATCCCGTGGCAGCCGCGTGCCGTTGTCCGGCATGGCGCTTCCGGTGGTCAGTGCCAAGACGGTGCAGATCAACGACGGCGGTGCGGTTCGCATGGTGCATCTGCCGGCACCGAATGTCGCGGGGCTGCTGCGCGCGGCCGGCGTACCACTGCTGCAGAACGACCAGGTGGTGCCCAGTGCGACGGCTGTCATCGTCGACGGCATGCAGATCCAGGTGACGCGTAACCGCATCGAGCGGGTCACCGAGCGAATGCCGTTGGCGCCGGGCGAACGCCACGTCGAGGACCCTGAGATGAACGTCAGTAGGCGGGTCGTCGAAGACCCGGGCACCCCGGGCACACAGGACGTGACGTTCGCAGTCGCGCGGGTCAACGGCGTCGAGGTGGGCAGGCTGCCGGTCTCCAATGTCGTGTTGACGCCGGCGCGCGAAGCGGTGGTCCGGGTGGGCACCAAGCCCGGCACCGACATTCCGCCGGTAACCGACGGGTCCATTTGGGACGCGATCGCCGGCTGCGAGGCCGGCGGCAACTGGGCGATCAACACCGGCAACGGGTACTACGGCGGTGTGCAATTCGACCAGGGCACCTGGGTGGCCAACGGGGGGCTGCGCTACGCCCCTCGCGCCGATCTCGCGACGCGTGAGGAGCAGATCGCCATCGCAGAGGTAACCCGCCAACGCCAGGGTTGGGGCGCCTGGCCTGTGTGCAGTTCGCAAGCGGGTTTGCGCTGA
- a CDS encoding fatty acyl-AMP ligase, with protein sequence MSRFTQKMFRNARESTKGMVTGEPHTAVRHTWGEVHERARRIAGGLAALGVGHGDAVGVLAGAPVEIAPTAQGLWIRGASLTMLHQPTPRTDLVLWAEDTTTVVDMIEAKAVVVSDPFLAAVPVLEERGITVLTVDQLLASDPIDPIETGEDDLALMQLTSGSTGSPKAVQITHRNLFANLEAMYISAEYNEETDVMVSWLPLFHDMGMIGFLTVPMYFGGELVKVTPMDFMRDTLLWAKLIDKYQGTMTAAPNFAYSLFAKRLRKQAQPGQFDLSSLRFALSGAEPVEPADVEDLCDAGAPFGLKPQAILPAYGMAEITLAVAFSECGAGLVVDEVDTDLMAALRRAVPASKGNTRRLASLGPLLQGIQARIVDEDGNVLPSRGVGVIELRGESVSPGYLTMGGFMPAQDGHGWYDTGDLGYRMENGHVVVCGRVKDVIIMAGRNIYPTDIERAAGRVEGVRPGCAVAVRLDAGHSRETFAVAVESNNFENPAEVRRIEHQVAHEVVAEVDVRPRNVVVLGPGTIPKTPSGKLRRANSVTLVT encoded by the coding sequence GTGAGCAGGTTTACCCAAAAGATGTTCCGCAACGCCCGCGAGAGCACCAAGGGCATGGTCACCGGTGAGCCGCACACCGCGGTCCGACACACCTGGGGCGAGGTGCATGAGCGCGCCCGCCGGATTGCCGGTGGGTTGGCTGCGCTCGGGGTGGGTCACGGCGACGCGGTCGGTGTGCTGGCCGGCGCCCCGGTCGAGATTGCCCCGACTGCCCAAGGGCTATGGATTCGCGGCGCCAGCCTGACCATGCTGCATCAGCCCACCCCCCGCACCGACTTGGTTTTGTGGGCCGAGGACACGACGACCGTTGTCGACATGATCGAGGCTAAGGCGGTCGTCGTCTCCGACCCGTTCCTCGCGGCCGTGCCAGTGCTGGAAGAGCGCGGCATCACGGTGCTGACCGTTGATCAGCTGCTGGCGTCGGACCCGATCGACCCCATCGAGACCGGGGAGGACGATCTGGCGCTCATGCAATTGACGTCAGGATCCACCGGATCGCCGAAGGCAGTCCAGATCACCCACCGCAACCTCTTCGCCAATCTCGAGGCGATGTACATCAGCGCGGAGTACAACGAAGAAACCGACGTGATGGTCAGTTGGCTACCGCTGTTCCACGACATGGGCATGATCGGGTTCCTGACGGTGCCGATGTACTTCGGCGGCGAGTTGGTCAAGGTGACACCCATGGACTTCATGCGGGACACGCTGCTGTGGGCCAAGCTGATCGACAAGTACCAGGGGACGATGACGGCTGCGCCCAACTTTGCGTACTCGCTGTTCGCCAAGCGGCTGCGAAAGCAGGCCCAGCCCGGCCAGTTCGACCTGTCCAGCTTGCGCTTCGCACTTTCCGGCGCCGAGCCAGTTGAGCCGGCGGACGTCGAGGACCTCTGCGACGCTGGCGCGCCGTTCGGGCTGAAGCCGCAGGCAATCTTGCCGGCCTACGGCATGGCCGAGATCACCCTCGCCGTGGCGTTCTCCGAATGCGGCGCCGGCTTGGTCGTCGATGAGGTGGACACCGACCTTATGGCCGCACTGCGCCGTGCGGTGCCGGCCAGTAAGGGCAACACTCGCCGGCTGGCGTCGCTCGGGCCGCTGTTGCAGGGTATCCAGGCACGCATCGTCGACGAGGACGGCAACGTGCTGCCGTCGCGGGGTGTTGGAGTGATCGAGCTGCGCGGCGAATCGGTCAGCCCCGGCTACCTCACGATGGGCGGGTTCATGCCGGCCCAGGATGGGCACGGCTGGTATGACACCGGCGACCTCGGGTATCGGATGGAGAACGGTCACGTCGTGGTATGTGGTCGCGTCAAAGACGTCATCATCATGGCCGGCAGGAATATCTACCCGACCGACATCGAGCGAGCGGCGGGCCGCGTCGAGGGTGTGCGGCCGGGTTGTGCGGTGGCCGTACGGCTGGACGCCGGTCACTCGCGGGAAACCTTCGCCGTCGCCGTCGAGTCGAACAACTTTGAAAATCCCGCCGAGGTGCGCCGCATCGAGCACCAAGTAGCTCACGAGGTGGTCGCCGAGGTTGATGTGCGGCCGCGCAACGTCGTCGTCCTCGGTCCGGGGACCATACCGAAAACGCCGTCGGGCAAGCTGCGCCGGGCAAACTCGGTCACCCTGGTCACGTAG